One Spinacia oleracea cultivar Varoflay chromosome 4, BTI_SOV_V1, whole genome shotgun sequence DNA segment encodes these proteins:
- the LOC110794726 gene encoding uncharacterized protein, with translation MEKIKIPTGRYDGTTDPEDHCTTFEQHMMLYTDSDAMWCKVFPSTLLVVTASWYKGIEAHSIYSFRQLQAAFLSRFVSKQKRKKSSGELMSFAQRDREPLRDYLTRFNNESITIPNLQQEVAVLALMRGMQECEFKKYLSRKSYTNLGDVLHKANEYIRGDEMMKISNVVVATGGNAGYNPSYNNPQAGKGGNNFHQNNNQQGAGQKNQNNRNVNPQGQRPRQVRRESRGLFDNYTPLNTPRTAI, from the coding sequence ATGGAAAAGATAAAAATCCCGACAGGAAGATACGATGGGACAACGGATCCGGAGGATCACTGCACCACATTCGAACAACACATGATGCTGTACACAGATTCTGACGCCATGTGGTGCAAGGTGTTCCCATCCACACTCTTAGTAGTTACAGCAAGCTGGTATAAGGGCATAGAGGCTCATTCCATTTACAGTTTTCGACAGCTACAGGCGGCGTTTTTGTCACGATTTGTGAGCAAACAGAAGAGGAAGAAATCGTCGGGAGAGTTAATGTCGTTCGCTCAAAGAGATAGAGAGCCGTTAAGAGATTATCTTACCCGCTTTAACAACGAATCAATCACTATTCCCAACCTACAGCAGGAGGTTGCGGTTCTAGCTCTGATGAGGGGAATGCAAGAGTGCGAATTCAAGAAGTACCTCAGCCGGAAATCATACACTAATCTGGGCGACGTCCTACACAAGGCAAATGAGTATATCAGGGGGGATGAAATGATGAAGATCTCCAATGTGGTAGTGGCAACCGGCGGAAATGCCGGATACAATCCAAGCTATAACAACCCCCAGGCGGGAAAAGGAGGAAACAATTTTCACCAGAACAATAATCAGCAAGGGGCGGGCCAGAAAAACCAGAATAACAGAAATGTTAATCCACAGGGGCAGAGACCCCGACAGGTTAGAAGGGAGTCCAGAGGACTCTTTGATAACTACACTCCGCTGAACACACCGCGGACGGCAATTTAA